CGATTTCCAAGTCGATCACGGTCAGCATGCGTCCGCGACGGACCAAGGCCCAACCCTTGTCCAACAACAAACGATTCAACAGGTCCAGACTTTCGTTGATCGAATACTGACGTGTCGGATCGATGTAGCTGACTGATCCCGGCGGAAACTGATTCACTTGCAGTGACAAATCCGCTTCGTCGGCATACCACTGCAGGACATCACGCCACGGTGTGCCGTTGAAGTTGAACGAAAGCTGGGGGCCGGCCGCTGCGATCGCTTGACGGATGATTTCTTCCGGCGTGTCGGCACGCATCAGCGCTTCGGCCGCTCTGCGTTGTGCTTCGGGAGACGTCGGCGGCGGGACCTGTGCGGGGGGGCTGGCCGGGGCGGCTTGCGATGCACCGGTTTCACCCGCCGCGTTATTGTCGGCTGCTTCTGGTGACGCGTCGGCGGTTTCGGATTCGTTCTTTGCCGCGTCTGCGACCTGGTCCGCCGACGGTGCGGATTCGGAATCTGGCGTGGGGGTGTCCTGAGCGCTCGTGTTGGAGCCCGCGGCAGTCACCACAGCCAGGCAGACGATCAAAGCCAACAATCGCCTTGGCCGACGCGGAGCGATCGGGCGGCAAGACGTGGTGAAGGATCGACGAATAGAAGATTGGGTCATCGTGTGGGTCGGTCCACTGTCGAGTTTCAAAAGCCGTGACGTGCGAAAAGCCGATTCGGAAACCATTCGTTGGACAGGCAGCGTGGTTTGCCGCCCATTCAGGTCATTGATTCATGGAAAAGCACCCGTCCTTGAGCCGTTTGTTTTTCCCGGTGGGACTTTCGGGTGGCCCGCCGGTTGAGGGGCCGGCCGGCATCCACCCTCCAATTGTTTCAATCGCGTTGGGCGAATTGGCATACTAATCGGGATTTTTCCGGTAAACGGCCCAAAACGGTCGACACGCACAAAGCCGTCGTCCGTCGGGACGTTTGCCTCCAAGCAATCGTTTTAACCCGGCGATTCCGACGAAGTTCTGTCCACCGCCCGCTTTTCAGCCGCGTTTTGATCGGTCCGGTCGCGGCAACGCTTGGGATTCGATCCTGACGCTGATAAGATCGTCCGACGCCTTTGCGAGTCCAGTTCGTCGTCGATTCGGGCATCTTGGCATCGGTCGGTCCGGTGACAGACCACTAAACTGGGAACCGGATGGCCGGTCAGGCTGTGATCCAAGCCAGATGCCGCCCCGCGGTCGTGTCGTGATTGATTTTGCTGCGTCTGGTTTTTGCCTGGTTTTTGCTTCGCCCCGACACGCCGTTCGCGTCAGGTCGGCGGCTCCGCTGATCGGATAAATCAAGCCGCCAATTTGGACTCGAAACCTGATCCGTCCCTCGGATCGGCACAGCGTTCCCTGTTCAACGTTCCCCACGTCTTCTTTCCCATCTCAACGTCGCATGCTGAAAAAGCAAAAACGATTGATTTTGACCGAAGCCCAACGCGACGCGATGCGTAAAGCGGGTCGCGTCAACGCCCAGTTGTTGGATTTCGTCCGCCCTCATGTCAAAGCCGGCATCACCACGGGGCAAATCGATCGTATGGTCTATGAATGGACCCACGACCACGGGCACAAGCCGGCAACGTTGGGGTATCAGAACTATCCCAAAAGCTGTTGCACCAGCGTCAACGAGGTCATCTGTCATGGGATCCCGGACGATTACGTGCTGCAGGACGGGGACATCGTCAACGTGGATATCACGACCATCGTCGATGGATGGCACGGTGACCAAAGCGAGACGTTCTTGATCGGCGAGGTCGACGAGGAAAAACGCAGTGTCACGCAGTGTGCGTTCGACTGCTTGTACTTGGCAATCGAAGCCCTGGTGCCCGGATGTCGCGTCGCCCTGATCGGCGAAACCATCGTCCCCGAGGCTCATCGCCGCGGTTTTACCGTGGTTCGCGAATATGTGGGGCACGGCCTGGGACGACAGTTTCATTTGGATCCATCGATCCCTCACTTCCCGAACCGACAAAGCCGCATCGATCGACTGCACCCGGGCATGTGTTTCACGGTGGAACCGATGATCAATGCCGGATCTCGGTACACCAAGAGCGACAAAACCGATGGCTGGACAGTGCGGACCAAAGATGGCAAGCCTTCGGCACAGTTCGAACACAGCATTCTGATGACCGAAGACGGGCCGGAAATCCTGACGCTGACCGAAGACGGGCCACGACGCGGGCACCGATTCTAAGTACACGCGGATTCCAACGACACGCAATCTTCTTGGCCCTCTGCATTTGGGGCTTCCCTATCTGAGGACTGCCGATCAGGGGCGTCCGCTGATGCCCCCCATGCGCGTGGCGAACTGATCTTGCTCAAGGTGATGACAAATTCCTAGGGTGAGCGACAAACACACCGTATGTCGAACGCCAGCGAGGCAAGGATGCACGCTCGCCCCACCACGAATCACCTTCACTGGTGCTTGATTCTGATCGTCGTCGTCCTTTCGGGATGCCGCGGAACTCGGCCTTTGGGCGGCTGGGTACAGGTCAAAGCTGAACCTACCGGCGACCTTCCTGCGATCGAGCCGCCACCGCAGCGTCTGGCCAAAGCCGCTGGGGCCGCAACCGCAACCACCGCCGAAGCACCCGGCGCGTCGCAGAACCGTCTAGCGTCGGCCAACATGGCCGAACCGCCGACGCAAACGGCATCCGTCAAAACGGCATCGCCGGCGTCACCGACCGGTGTGACCGAACCAAGCGATACACCGCAAAGCAGCGGCAATTTGGCCAATAAGGCTGCCAGTGGGACTCGGCGTACCGAGCGTTTGCTGTATCAAAAACCCGAGCGTCCCCAGAGCAAAGTCGCGGCGGCAACGCCGGTACCCGCCCCGACCGGCGAAGCAGATTCTGGCCAACCGCCGGCCGAGCAAGTCGCAGCCGCAGCGGCAACGCCGACCACACCGGATGCCAAGACCACATCGGAATCGACTGCCACGTCGATGCGGCTGAGCGACCAGATTGTCGAAGATCTGACTCAAGGCGATGCCCCGAAAAAGGTCGCCGCAACCACCGAACTTTCGGGCAAATCGACCACCGAAAACTCACCCGAATCCGGCGATGATTCGGTGGCAAAGAATACCACCGACGATACGTCGTCGAAGATTGCGACGGCCGCAAAAGCTGAGAATGCCGCTGAGGATACCGATGCGCAAAAAGCTGCCGAAGCCGAAGATGCATTGGACGCTTTTGCCAACAGCCCGCCCGAGATTCAGCAACAGGCTTTACGTCACCTGATCACCCTGGCCGTTCGTGACGCGAATCGAACCAGCCAGCCGGCGTCGATCGACGATCTACTACTGCAGGCAATGTCCGACCCGGTGGACTTGCCCGAGCCCCGTCGCACCCCATCGCCGATGCAAACGACTCGAATCGCGTCGCCCGGCACTCAGCCTGCTGCGACCATGGTTGCACAAACACCACCGCAGGCTGACGACGCTGCACCCAAGCCCGATCCGGTCGTTGCACCGGAGTCGTTGGTCAAGGTCGACAACGCCCCGGCGGCTTCGGCAACCCCGTCGGTTCAACCGGTCGGTTCGGTTGATGACAAAGACAGCGTCGATTCAGTTGAACTGGCGGTGGGCAGCCAGCCGATGCCGGAACCAACCAAGAAGTCGGGGAACCCGGCGGATTCCGTTCAGTCTGCGGTCGCGCAAGTCAGCAACGCCCTTTTGTCCGACGACGCCCTGTACGACATGTTGATCCGGCGATTGGGCCAAGCCGCCGACGATGAAACCGAAGCCCAAAAACACCGTCGCGAAATCATCACCCGTCACTTGCTGGTCCTGGCCGGCAAACCGGATGCGGCCGTCGAAGGCATCGAAGGCTTGACCCGCGAGGAACAGGAATACCTGCGTCACCAATTGATGGGGTTGTGGACGATCATCGATCCGGCCGGTCATCCGGTCCCCAGCCGACGCTTTCATTCGGCCCTGCCACAAATGCGCGAAGGCATCAAGCACTTGGCCGCATCGACCGATTCGCTGGAAGTCAAATCGATGGCCTTCTGCACCGCCGTCGATTGGTACGGGCAGTACAAGGAGTTCGATGAAGCCGTCTTCAAGCCCGAGGCCGACGTGATCTTGTACTGTGAAGTGGATAACTTCACCGCCAAACAAGTCGGCGAAGGATACGAGACGCATCTCCAGGGCAGCTACACGATCTACAACGCCGAAAACCGCAAGGTGCTAAGCCAGTTGTTGCCGGCCGACAAGCAAGTGTCGCGGAACTACCTGCGTGACTATTTCATTGCCTATGGCATGAAGATCCCCACCGCGCTGACCGCCGGCAA
The DNA window shown above is from Crateriforma spongiae and carries:
- the map gene encoding type I methionyl aminopeptidase; its protein translation is MRPSDRHSVPCSTFPTSSFPSQRRMLKKQKRLILTEAQRDAMRKAGRVNAQLLDFVRPHVKAGITTGQIDRMVYEWTHDHGHKPATLGYQNYPKSCCTSVNEVICHGIPDDYVLQDGDIVNVDITTIVDGWHGDQSETFLIGEVDEEKRSVTQCAFDCLYLAIEALVPGCRVALIGETIVPEAHRRGFTVVREYVGHGLGRQFHLDPSIPHFPNRQSRIDRLHPGMCFTVEPMINAGSRYTKSDKTDGWTVRTKDGKPSAQFEHSILMTEDGPEILTLTEDGPRRGHRF